One window from the genome of Halostella litorea encodes:
- a CDS encoding class I fructose-bisphosphate aldolase, with amino-acid sequence MLPTAGSPLTRNGRSIVLAHDHGLEHGPSAFADVPERLDPETVFEMATHDAVTGFAVGKGLAETYYPSYEDDVNLLAKLNGTSALWEGEPYSPQNWSVEYAAELGADAIGYTVYPGTNREPEMFEEFRDVQEAARGHDLPVAMWSYPRGQAIKAHRKPETIAYATRIGLELGADFAKVKYPRSEEAMARAVDAAGDVNVLLSGGSKTSDREFLSMVEGAIDAGVSGLAVGRNVWQRENPTALLDALEAVVFEDATVDAALAE; translated from the coding sequence ATGCTTCCCACTGCCGGATCACCCCTGACGCGGAACGGGCGGTCGATAGTGCTCGCACACGACCACGGCCTGGAGCACGGGCCGAGCGCGTTCGCGGACGTGCCCGAGCGGCTCGACCCCGAGACGGTGTTCGAGATGGCGACCCACGACGCAGTCACCGGGTTCGCGGTCGGGAAGGGGCTCGCGGAGACGTACTACCCCTCCTACGAGGACGACGTGAACCTGCTCGCCAAGTTGAACGGGACGAGCGCGCTCTGGGAGGGCGAGCCGTACTCCCCGCAGAACTGGAGCGTCGAGTACGCCGCCGAACTGGGCGCTGACGCGATCGGTTACACGGTCTACCCCGGCACCAACCGCGAACCGGAGATGTTCGAGGAGTTCCGCGACGTACAGGAGGCGGCCCGCGGGCACGACCTGCCGGTCGCGATGTGGTCGTACCCCCGCGGGCAGGCGATCAAGGCCCACCGCAAGCCGGAGACTATCGCCTACGCCACGCGCATCGGCCTCGAACTCGGGGCCGACTTCGCGAAGGTGAAATATCCGCGGAGCGAGGAGGCGATGGCCCGCGCCGTCGACGCGGCGGGCGACGTGAACGTCCTCCTCAGCGGCGGGTCGAAGACCTCCGACCGCGAGTTCCTGTCGATGGTCGAGGGCGCGATAGACGCCGGCGTCTCCGGGCTGGCGGTCGGGCGGAACGTCTGGCAGCGCGAGAACCCGACGGCGCTCCTCGACGCCCTCGAAGCGGTCGTGTTCGAGGACGCGACGGTCGACGCCGCGCTGGCGGAGTAG